The Medicago truncatula cultivar Jemalong A17 chromosome 4, MtrunA17r5.0-ANR, whole genome shotgun sequence genome includes a region encoding these proteins:
- the LOC11446546 gene encoding B-box zinc finger protein 20 yields the protein MKIQCDACHKQEASLFCPADEAALCNQCDRNIHYANKVSAKHKRFTLHHPTSKDTPLCDICKERRAYLFCKEDRAILCRECDIPIHEINKLTKQHNRFLLTGVKIGASSSCSNPTISNGSELRTSSPRPSSFSSENNSCSQSSFKENMVCDTVSTSSISEYLIETIPGYCMEDLFDASFAPNNVFCNKDYYEQNQDLQVINMSDWVPQSQVRFPQLSANSNVPN from the exons ATGAAGATCCAGTGTGATGCATGTCACAAACAAGAGGCCTCCTTGTTTTGCCCTGCAGATGAAGCAGCTCTCTGCAATCAATGTGATCGCAATATCCACTATGCCAACAAGGTCTCTGCTAAACACAAACGCTTCACTCTTCACCACCCCACTTCCAAAGACACCCCTCTCTGTGATATCTGCAAG GAGAGGCGTGCATATCTATTTTGCAAAGAAGACAGAGCAATACTTTGCAGGGAATGTGACATTCCTATCCATGAAATCAACAAACTTACCAAGCAACACAACAGGTTTCTTCTCACAGGCGTAAAGATCGgtgcttcttcttcttgttcaaatCCAACAATTTCCAATGGCTCAGAACTAAGAACCTCAAGTCCAAGACCAAGTTCATTTTCAAGTGAAAATAATAGTTGTTCTCAAAGTTCATTCAAAGAGAACATGGTTTGTGACACAGTTTCAACCAGTAGCATTTCCGAATACTTGATTGAAACGATTCCTGGTTACTGCATGGAGGACCTTTTTGATGCTTCTTTTGCACCTAATAACGTTTTCTGTAATAAG GATTATTATGAACAGAACCAAGATCTTCAAGTTATAAACATGTCTGACTGGGTACCACAATCTCAAGTTAGATTCCCTCAGCTTAGTGCTAATTCGAATGTTCCCAATTGA
- the LOC11438071 gene encoding kinesin-like protein KIN-7D, mitochondrial isoform X2, translated as MASSSRAPSNSPFSHRKPSTPYSSASSFTAGKLMPRSCSTSASSFFNSGGGADRSMLTPSRSQSESNYFDVHSYGSPVEEVDSSTPRDSISVTIRFRPLSEREYHRGDEIAWYADGDKIVRNEFNPATAYAFDKVFGPHTNSDEVYEVAAKPVVKAAMEGVNGTVFAYGVTSSGKTHTMHGDQNSPGIIPLAIKDVFSSIQDTPGREFLLRVSYLEIYNEVINDLLDPTGQNLRVREDAQGTYVEGIKEEVVLSPGHALSFIAAGEEHRHVGSNNFNLFSSRSHTIFTLMIESSAHGEEYDGVIFSQLNLIDLAGSESSKTETTGLRRKEGSYINKSLLTLGTVIGKLSEGKSSHVPYRDSKLTRLLQSSLSGHGHVSLICTVTPASSNMEETHNTLKFASRAKRVEIYASRNKIIDEKSLIKKYQREISVLKLELDQLKKGMQFGVNHEEILTLKQKLEEGQVKMQSRLEEEEEEKVALASRIQKLTKLILVSSKNANPGYLADAPGHQQSLSTGEDDYDALQDGSLLFESESQKDVSTVASDLSHDVRHRRTSSKRNEELSTSNSIITESTQAGELISRTRIPAGGVTMSDQMDLLVEQVKMLAGDIAFSTSTLKRLTEQSVNDPESSRTQIENLEQEIQEKRNQLRGLEQRIIESGQTSVANPSLVEMQQTVTRLMTQCNEKAFELEIKSADNRVLQEQLNSKCSENRELQEKVKLLEQQLATDTGGTSLLLADECASGEHIDELKRKIQSQEIENEKLKLEQVQLSEENSGLHVQNQKLSEEASYAKELASAAAVELKNLAGEVTKLSLQNAKLEKELMAARNLANTRSAVTHTVNGVHRKYNDPRSGRKARVSSRANENVGPGRDELESWSLEVDDLKMELQARKQREAALEAALAEKEIMEEEHRNRVEEAKKRESSLENDLANMWVLVAKLKKEVGVVAESNIDKISGDGEAHTNDPKTNDSESNIISKEQTLDVSEPNNETPKEEPLVVRLKARMQDMKEKELKHLGNGDANSHVCKVCFESSTAAILLPCRHFCLCKSCSLACSECPICRTNIADRLFAFTS; from the exons ATGGCTTCGTCTTCACGAGCACCGAGCAACTCACCGTTCTCTCACCGGAAACCTTCCACTCCTTACTCTTCCGCTTCTTCCTTCACCGCCGGAAAGTTAATGCCGCGTTCCTGCTCTACTTCGGCGTCTTCGTTTTTCAACTCCGGTGGTGGCGCTGACCGATCCATGTTGACTCCGAGTCGTAGTCAAAGCGAGTCAAACTATTTCGATGTGCACAGTTATGGTTCTCCGGTGGAGGAGGTGGATTCTTCCACTCCGAGGGATAGTATTTCGGTGACGATTCGGTTTAGACCGTTGAG TGAAAGAGAGTATCATAGAGGAGACGAAATTGCGTGGTATGCTGATGGTGATAAGATTGTGAGGAATGAGTTTAATCCAGCTACTGCTTATGCTTTTG ATAAAGTATTTGGACCGCATACAAATTCGGATGAGGTGTATGAAGTAGCAGCAAAACCTGTCGTGAAGGCAGCCATGGAAGGGGTTAATG GAACAGTGTTTGCCTATGGTGTAACGAGTAGTGGAAAGACACATACGATGCAT GGAGATCAAAACTCTCCTGGTATCATACCACTAGCTATAAAAGATGTTTTCAGCAGTATCCAAGAT ACTCCAGGAAGAGAGTTCTTACTTCGAGTGTCATATCTAGAAATATACAATGAG GTGATAAATGACTTGCTTGACCCAACTGGCCAAAATTTGCGTGTTAGAGAAGATGCGCAG GGTACTTATGTGGAGGGTATAAAGGAAGAAGTTGTTTTGTCTCCTGGACATGCTCTCTCCTTTATTGCTGCTGGAGAAG AGCATCGTCATGTCGGATCAAACAATTTTAACCTCTTCAGCAGTCGAAGCCACACAATTTTTACACTT ATGATTGAAAGCAGCGCACATGGTGAAGAATATGATGGAGTTATATTCTCTCAGCTT AATTTGATTGATCTGGCTGGATCTGAAAGCTCGAAAACCGAAACAACTGGATTAAGAAGAAAAGAAGGAtcatatataaacaaaagtcTTTTGACACTTGGAACT GTCATTGGAAAACTGAGTGAGGGGAAATCATCTCATGTTCCGTATCGAGATTCAAAGCTTACCCGCCTCCTGCAATCTTCACTTAGTGGTCATGGTCATGTTTCA CTTATATGCACTGTGACTCCAGCATCCAGTAATATGGAAGAAACTCACAATACCTTGAAGTTTGCAAGCAGGGCAAAGCGAGTAGAAATATATGCTTCACGTAACAAG ATTATTGATGAAAAATCTCTTATTAAGAAATACCAGAGAGAAATTTCAGTTCTCAAACTTGAACTTGATCAGCTGAAGAAGGGGATGCAATTTGGTGTGAACCATGAGGAAATTTTGACCTTAAAGCAAAAg TTAGAGGAAGGTCAAGTTAAAATGCAGTCAAGAttggaagaagaggaagaagagaaggtTGCTCTTGCGAGTAGGATCCAGAAGCTAACCAAGCTCATTCTGGTTTCATCAAAGAATGCAAATCCTGGATATCTAGCTGATGCTCCTGGCCACCAGCAAAGTCTCTCTACTGGCGAGGATGAT TATGATGCCCTACAAGATGGCTCTCTTTTGTTTGAAAGTGAGAGCCAAAAAGATGTTTCCACAGTGGCTTCTGATCTGTCTCATGATGTTAGACATAGAAGAACGTCAAGTAAACGGAACGAAGAGCTCTCCACATCTAACAGTATTATAACTGAATCAACACAAGCTGGTGAACTGATCAGCAGAACAAGGATACCAGCA GGTGGGGTGACGATGTCTGATCAGATGGATCTCCTTGTTGAGCAAGTCAAAATGCTTGCTGGAGACATTGCGTTCAGTACTAGCACTCTAAAGCGCCTGACGGAGCAGTCTGTAAATGATCCTGAAAGTTCCAGAACTCAG ATCGAGAACTTGGAACAAGAAATCCAAGAAAAAAGGAATCAATTGAGGGGTTTAGAACAAAGAATAATTGAGAGTGGTCAAACATCAGTAGCTAATCCTTCCCTAGTTGAAATGCAGCAG ACGGTCACAAGGTTGATGACTCAGTGTAATGAAAAGGCATTTGAGCTGGAG ATAAAATCTGCGGACAACCGTGTCCTTCAAGAACAATTAAATAGCAAG TGCTCTGAAAACAGAGAATTGCAAGAAAAGGTAAAGTTGCTAGAGCAGCAACTAGCAACCGATACTGGTGGAACCTCGCTACTGCTGGCTGATGAGTGTGCGTCTGGAGAGCACATTGATGAGTTGAAAAGGAAAATACAGTCCCAG gagattgaaaatgaaaaactgAAACTAGAACAAGTACAATTGTCTGAAGAGAATAGTGGATTGCATGTACAGAATCAGAAACTTTCTGAAGAAGCTTCTTATGCCAAAGAACTGGCCTCTGCTGCTGCTGTGGAATTGAAAAACTTGGCTGGGGAGGTGACAAAACTTTCATTGCAGAATGCAAAGTTGGAAAAAGAACTAATGGCTGCTCGAAACCTGGCCAATACTCGAAGTGCTGTCACACATACAGTTAATGGTGTTCACCGCAAGTACAATGATCCAAGATCTGGAAGGAAGGCTAGAGTTTCTAGCCGTGCAAATGAAAATGTGGGACCTGGTAGAGATGAGTTGGAGTCATGGAGTCTTGAAGTTGATGATCTGAAGATGGAACTTCAGGCTAGAAAGCAACGAGAGGCAGCTCTTGAGGCTGCATTGGCCGAAAAGGAAATTATGGAAGAGGAGCACAGGAACAGGGTTGAAGAGGCCAAGAAAAGAGAATCCTCGTTGGAGAACGATTTAGCAAATATGTGGGTCCTCGTTGCAAAGTTAAAGAAAGAAGTAGGTGTTGTCGCAGAATCAAACATTGACAAAATATCTGGTGATGGGGAAGCACATACAAATGATCCGAAAACTAATGACAGTGAAAGTAATATTATCTCTAAGGAGCAAACTTTGGATGTATCAGAACCAAACAACGAAACTCCCAAGGAAGAACCTTTGGTTGTTCGTCTCAAG GCAAGAATGCAAGACATGAAGGAAAAAGAACTCAAGCATCTTGGTAATGGAGACGCCAATTCACATGTTTGTAAAGTGTGCTTTGAATCTTCAACTGCAGCAATTCTTCTTCCATGCCGTCATTTTTGTT TGTGTAAATCTTGTTCACTGGCGTGCTCTGAATGTCCAATATGCCGAACAAATATAGCAGATAGGCTTTTTGCTTTTACATCTTGA
- the LOC11438071 gene encoding kinesin-like protein KIN-7D, mitochondrial isoform X1 yields MASSSRAPSNSPFSHRKPSTPYSSASSFTAGKLMPRSCSTSASSFFNSGGGADRSMLTPSRSQSESNYFDVHSYGSPVEEVDSSTPRDSISVTIRFRPLSEREYHRGDEIAWYADGDKIVRNEFNPATAYAFDKVFGPHTNSDEVYEVAAKPVVKAAMEGVNGTVFAYGVTSSGKTHTMHGDQNSPGIIPLAIKDVFSSIQDTPGREFLLRVSYLEIYNEVINDLLDPTGQNLRVREDAQGTYVEGIKEEVVLSPGHALSFIAAGEEHRHVGSNNFNLFSSRSHTIFTLMIESSAHGEEYDGVIFSQLNLIDLAGSESSKTETTGLRRKEGSYINKSLLTLGTVIGKLSEGKSSHVPYRDSKLTRLLQSSLSGHGHVSLICTVTPASSNMEETHNTLKFASRAKRVEIYASRNKIIDEKSLIKKYQREISVLKLELDQLKKGMQFGVNHEEILTLKQKLEEGQVKMQSRLEEEEEEKVALASRIQKLTKLILVSSKNANPGYLADAPGHQQSLSTGEDDKYDALQDGSLLFESESQKDVSTVASDLSHDVRHRRTSSKRNEELSTSNSIITESTQAGELISRTRIPAGGVTMSDQMDLLVEQVKMLAGDIAFSTSTLKRLTEQSVNDPESSRTQIENLEQEIQEKRNQLRGLEQRIIESGQTSVANPSLVEMQQTVTRLMTQCNEKAFELEIKSADNRVLQEQLNSKCSENRELQEKVKLLEQQLATDTGGTSLLLADECASGEHIDELKRKIQSQEIENEKLKLEQVQLSEENSGLHVQNQKLSEEASYAKELASAAAVELKNLAGEVTKLSLQNAKLEKELMAARNLANTRSAVTHTVNGVHRKYNDPRSGRKARVSSRANENVGPGRDELESWSLEVDDLKMELQARKQREAALEAALAEKEIMEEEHRNRVEEAKKRESSLENDLANMWVLVAKLKKEVGVVAESNIDKISGDGEAHTNDPKTNDSESNIISKEQTLDVSEPNNETPKEEPLVVRLKARMQDMKEKELKHLGNGDANSHVCKVCFESSTAAILLPCRHFCLCKSCSLACSECPICRTNIADRLFAFTS; encoded by the exons ATGGCTTCGTCTTCACGAGCACCGAGCAACTCACCGTTCTCTCACCGGAAACCTTCCACTCCTTACTCTTCCGCTTCTTCCTTCACCGCCGGAAAGTTAATGCCGCGTTCCTGCTCTACTTCGGCGTCTTCGTTTTTCAACTCCGGTGGTGGCGCTGACCGATCCATGTTGACTCCGAGTCGTAGTCAAAGCGAGTCAAACTATTTCGATGTGCACAGTTATGGTTCTCCGGTGGAGGAGGTGGATTCTTCCACTCCGAGGGATAGTATTTCGGTGACGATTCGGTTTAGACCGTTGAG TGAAAGAGAGTATCATAGAGGAGACGAAATTGCGTGGTATGCTGATGGTGATAAGATTGTGAGGAATGAGTTTAATCCAGCTACTGCTTATGCTTTTG ATAAAGTATTTGGACCGCATACAAATTCGGATGAGGTGTATGAAGTAGCAGCAAAACCTGTCGTGAAGGCAGCCATGGAAGGGGTTAATG GAACAGTGTTTGCCTATGGTGTAACGAGTAGTGGAAAGACACATACGATGCAT GGAGATCAAAACTCTCCTGGTATCATACCACTAGCTATAAAAGATGTTTTCAGCAGTATCCAAGAT ACTCCAGGAAGAGAGTTCTTACTTCGAGTGTCATATCTAGAAATATACAATGAG GTGATAAATGACTTGCTTGACCCAACTGGCCAAAATTTGCGTGTTAGAGAAGATGCGCAG GGTACTTATGTGGAGGGTATAAAGGAAGAAGTTGTTTTGTCTCCTGGACATGCTCTCTCCTTTATTGCTGCTGGAGAAG AGCATCGTCATGTCGGATCAAACAATTTTAACCTCTTCAGCAGTCGAAGCCACACAATTTTTACACTT ATGATTGAAAGCAGCGCACATGGTGAAGAATATGATGGAGTTATATTCTCTCAGCTT AATTTGATTGATCTGGCTGGATCTGAAAGCTCGAAAACCGAAACAACTGGATTAAGAAGAAAAGAAGGAtcatatataaacaaaagtcTTTTGACACTTGGAACT GTCATTGGAAAACTGAGTGAGGGGAAATCATCTCATGTTCCGTATCGAGATTCAAAGCTTACCCGCCTCCTGCAATCTTCACTTAGTGGTCATGGTCATGTTTCA CTTATATGCACTGTGACTCCAGCATCCAGTAATATGGAAGAAACTCACAATACCTTGAAGTTTGCAAGCAGGGCAAAGCGAGTAGAAATATATGCTTCACGTAACAAG ATTATTGATGAAAAATCTCTTATTAAGAAATACCAGAGAGAAATTTCAGTTCTCAAACTTGAACTTGATCAGCTGAAGAAGGGGATGCAATTTGGTGTGAACCATGAGGAAATTTTGACCTTAAAGCAAAAg TTAGAGGAAGGTCAAGTTAAAATGCAGTCAAGAttggaagaagaggaagaagagaaggtTGCTCTTGCGAGTAGGATCCAGAAGCTAACCAAGCTCATTCTGGTTTCATCAAAGAATGCAAATCCTGGATATCTAGCTGATGCTCCTGGCCACCAGCAAAGTCTCTCTACTGGCGAGGATGAT aaGTATGATGCCCTACAAGATGGCTCTCTTTTGTTTGAAAGTGAGAGCCAAAAAGATGTTTCCACAGTGGCTTCTGATCTGTCTCATGATGTTAGACATAGAAGAACGTCAAGTAAACGGAACGAAGAGCTCTCCACATCTAACAGTATTATAACTGAATCAACACAAGCTGGTGAACTGATCAGCAGAACAAGGATACCAGCA GGTGGGGTGACGATGTCTGATCAGATGGATCTCCTTGTTGAGCAAGTCAAAATGCTTGCTGGAGACATTGCGTTCAGTACTAGCACTCTAAAGCGCCTGACGGAGCAGTCTGTAAATGATCCTGAAAGTTCCAGAACTCAG ATCGAGAACTTGGAACAAGAAATCCAAGAAAAAAGGAATCAATTGAGGGGTTTAGAACAAAGAATAATTGAGAGTGGTCAAACATCAGTAGCTAATCCTTCCCTAGTTGAAATGCAGCAG ACGGTCACAAGGTTGATGACTCAGTGTAATGAAAAGGCATTTGAGCTGGAG ATAAAATCTGCGGACAACCGTGTCCTTCAAGAACAATTAAATAGCAAG TGCTCTGAAAACAGAGAATTGCAAGAAAAGGTAAAGTTGCTAGAGCAGCAACTAGCAACCGATACTGGTGGAACCTCGCTACTGCTGGCTGATGAGTGTGCGTCTGGAGAGCACATTGATGAGTTGAAAAGGAAAATACAGTCCCAG gagattgaaaatgaaaaactgAAACTAGAACAAGTACAATTGTCTGAAGAGAATAGTGGATTGCATGTACAGAATCAGAAACTTTCTGAAGAAGCTTCTTATGCCAAAGAACTGGCCTCTGCTGCTGCTGTGGAATTGAAAAACTTGGCTGGGGAGGTGACAAAACTTTCATTGCAGAATGCAAAGTTGGAAAAAGAACTAATGGCTGCTCGAAACCTGGCCAATACTCGAAGTGCTGTCACACATACAGTTAATGGTGTTCACCGCAAGTACAATGATCCAAGATCTGGAAGGAAGGCTAGAGTTTCTAGCCGTGCAAATGAAAATGTGGGACCTGGTAGAGATGAGTTGGAGTCATGGAGTCTTGAAGTTGATGATCTGAAGATGGAACTTCAGGCTAGAAAGCAACGAGAGGCAGCTCTTGAGGCTGCATTGGCCGAAAAGGAAATTATGGAAGAGGAGCACAGGAACAGGGTTGAAGAGGCCAAGAAAAGAGAATCCTCGTTGGAGAACGATTTAGCAAATATGTGGGTCCTCGTTGCAAAGTTAAAGAAAGAAGTAGGTGTTGTCGCAGAATCAAACATTGACAAAATATCTGGTGATGGGGAAGCACATACAAATGATCCGAAAACTAATGACAGTGAAAGTAATATTATCTCTAAGGAGCAAACTTTGGATGTATCAGAACCAAACAACGAAACTCCCAAGGAAGAACCTTTGGTTGTTCGTCTCAAG GCAAGAATGCAAGACATGAAGGAAAAAGAACTCAAGCATCTTGGTAATGGAGACGCCAATTCACATGTTTGTAAAGTGTGCTTTGAATCTTCAACTGCAGCAATTCTTCTTCCATGCCGTCATTTTTGTT TGTGTAAATCTTGTTCACTGGCGTGCTCTGAATGTCCAATATGCCGAACAAATATAGCAGATAGGCTTTTTGCTTTTACATCTTGA
- the LOC120580123 gene encoding sucrose transport protein SUC1 — protein MVGFFPTFILTIIHCFATLILHSITSFAIFITTLNHCFATLVSTLNHCFVTLVTTLNHCFSTLIATLDNYFATLITTHNHCFANLTLILNNCFSNLTLALNHLFATLKVTLNHRGANVDNGDQLGCREIYDGNDPVLDLWYHLGAQAGLLGLVLKSIVFALMSFAIKPLGRYIGGARRLWGDGNLVLAICLSMIVMITKVAEHEHRAKVELSGPYANMPPFWH, from the exons ATGGTTGGTTTTTTTCCAACCTTTATTCTCACGATCATTCACTGTTTTGCTACTCTCATTCTACACTCAATTACTTCTTTTGCTATTTTCATTACCACACTCAATCATTGTTTTGCTACTCTCGTTAGCACACTCAATCACTGTTTTGTTACTCTCGTTACCACGCTCAATCACTGTTTTTCTACTCTCATTGCCACTCTCGATAACTATTTTGCTACTCTCATTACCACACACAATCATTGTTTTGCTAATCTCACTCTTATTTTGAATAATTGTTTCTCCAATCTTACACTTGCATTAAATCATTTGTTCGCCACCCTTAAGGTTACATTGAATCACCGTGGTGCTAATGTTGATAACGGGGATCAATTAGGTT GCCGTGAAATTTACGATGGGAATGATCCGGTGTTAGATTTGTGGTACCACCTAGGAGCCCAAGCCGGATTATTGGGACTCGTGTTGAAATCAATTGTGTTTGCTTTGATGTCTTTCGCCATCAAACCTTTAGGGCGTTACATTGGAGGTGCTAGGAGGTTGTGGGGAGATGGCAATCTTGTTCTTGCTATTTGCCTCAGTATGATAGTAATGATCACCAAAGTGGCGGAGCATGAACACCGTGCTAAAGTTGAATTATCAGGCCCATATGCCAATATGCCCCCCTTCTGGCATTAG